From the Ipomoea triloba cultivar NCNSP0323 chromosome 8, ASM357664v1 genome, the window actaaataaataattagcTACTGCATTGTTGATTTAGTCAATTTGACGAATTATGAAATAAGTTtcagtaattataaaatttgtatttttaaaaaataaaacagagtagTTAAAAATTAAACCACATGAAAATTACTACTTTTTTTCAGCAATTGAAATCTCATAACTTTGGAAGTGTATAGTTGACAATTTCAATCAAAAATTACTTTAGCTCACCACATAAAGTGATTAAAATGCATTAGAGGGAGCAGTTATCTTATTTATTCAATAAGATTGCACCCAATGGAACAATGAGCATTAAAAGGTGAAGTACAAGGAACTTTACCTATGGAAGTGGCAACCATCAATTCGAATGACAATCCAAGTAGATGGCATCAGTCTGCTTTCAAATTGGAAAGACTTGATATACTCaggtttaatattttcaatgcattCTCCAAAAGAACCCACATCTTTACTAAGAGATTGCTGATCATTCCAGAAGCTTCTAGCTGTTATATTTTCAGAATGCACAATAATTactttcttcctcctcctcctaacAGGAGTGCCATCTTCCTGGTACTTCACAATATCTTCAATCTGAATCATAATGGATATAGAATGACATACAAGTTGGAGGTGCACAGATATAGAATAGCACTAAATCATATGCTGATTTGCAAACTATACCTTATGTTAACTCCAACATGGTGGGGGGTTGGGATGTTACTTCATGAATTACACAGGAAATGTCTAAAAATGTGGTGAATAGCAGTTCCTGGTATTAAAAAGTGGAAGCTTTGATCCCCTAAAGTGTGTTTGTCATACGTTGTGGGGATTACACAAATGCCAAATGTTGAAACagtatgacaaaaaaaaaaaatgtaagctAACTTAAACCTGGTTTTCCCTCAGTGTGGTACTTACACACTTCCTAAGTAAGATTGATCATAATGCAATATCATATGGTCTGTAACCTTAAAGTCTCTGATAGTATGCACTATGCAACATGGAACTAACATGAAATGGAGCCCATTATAGTGTTTTCTACCCCAACTAAAACTGATATGTTTCAAATTGGACCAATTAGAACATTTGAAGAACCGAAGAATGTAGCATATACTTGAGATTGATACCTCTTTCCTAAGAGCACATGATCCCTGACGAAATATCTCCTGAACATCTTTTTTGTAGTTAATACCAAACTGTTGAAAAAGAAGTTCATTTTTCTCCTGTTTTTGAGTTCCCTaccaaagaagaagaaaaaaaaaaagaataattgaatattgCATTTCAATCAATATCAACTTTCTCTTCAACTACATCTATGCTGAATATACCCAAATATATTATAGTAAGCTACTAAGCTTTAAGTGAACTATAAACCCATGTAAAGTAAACAAATTGTAAATTGCCTTTGAACAACAATCAAGTGGATGAAAGAAGACATGACGGCTGTGGGAATACTTAATTGAGAAAACTACAAGTAAGCCAAAATAAAAGAGCAGAAACATTAACTCCAAGTTGAATGATCTGATTACAGATAAATACATGAGAAAAAGTTAATATAAAAACTCCAAACTCACTGCATTTAAGTCATATGAATTATAAGTGATTTGAATTACATGAGTCATATATGCTGGAAATCATTTAAATATAGAGGAAATGCCTCCCTGTCACCATGTTCCTGGAGTGAAAGAACAAATATTTATCAATCTCATATTCATATTTGAATCCTCCCTCTAaacaaattgaatatttttcaaTCCAAATGGATCAAGGGgataattattataagctgtTTTACTCCAAATGGATCAAGGGgataattattataagctgtTTTACTTTAATATGCAAGGTCACCATAAGAAATGCAAGTCAATTTCTTATTTATCATAGAACTGGGTTCCACActgtcctcttttttttttgggaagggGGGTTGTAAAATATTGAAGTAAATATTATGTATAACAGACTAAATGGCTACCACCTTCAGAATCAATTTAGCCTCTATTTCAGGCTTTCCACATTTTACAAGCTCCCAAAAACAAGTAGCATACAGATTTTTTATGTGACCTGCAAAGAAtaagactctataaaataaGGCAGTAGTATCCATTTTGCAACATTTAATTGGAATTATACACTAGCTTACACTCATTTTGTCTCCAGGTGAGATATGCTTGAAGAACCTCCATTGATGCACAACGAATGACGCATGATTTAAATGAAGGAGGAATCCTTAGTTCCAGTTGAGGAAAAAAGTCCTTCCATTTGGTGACAAATACAGACGTGAAAAAAGACACAATAAGGGAGTATATTTTGCTGCAAAGTATGATTACTAATGTATGATTACTTACAAATATTTCAAGGTTATCTGAAAGAAAGGGATACAAGAccatattactttttttttttttttacattctaCACTTCTAATGTAATAAGACACTGCAAATATAAAACATTCAGACTATCAGGTAATGCAATACCTGGCTCGTCTCTGGTAAAATTTGGTTTCTTTCTTGAATACAAAACTGCAAAGGCAAAACAATAACACATATTAAGTTATAATACATGTACAGTGAAGAAAAGTAAAACATAACACACTGTACCTAAACTCATCACTGAATCCATATGCAAATGCGATATCTGGAAACTCCTCCAGGATTGTAGTACTGCAAGCATTCATCAAGTGCAAGGCCTTTGCATCATACGGCTTGTCAAACTCATGAGCTTCTGAAAACCTAATGAAATGAATgcataatcataattaaaaccCAAACACAAAATGTGGCAATCACAATGAGTTTCATTTAAAAGGAGTTCTGAGGGcatcataaatttttttttacggtAAGTTGtactaaattacaaattttaatagatTTGGCTATAATTGACACAATACAAGaaggtttgaattttttaaaccaATAGgccaattttaaaattaattcattgatGTTCAAATGTAACAACgagagagaatttttttaaatgagaaaaaaatggtAAACACATTCTTTCAACCATTGCCATGCATGTATATTACCTTCCAAAATCACGGCCATCTACGCGCACAACTATGATGTTGGGTACCATGACTTCGTCTTCAACTTCAAATGACTTCACATACTCATACTTGCTGTTCGCCATGCCTGCGTGATTTTCAATTACTCCAAGTGCACAAGTTTAGTGTGGTATTAGACTATTAGGTATGAATTGAGGTGTCATATTCTCAAGGAATATGTTTATCCTAGTAGTCAACTTAAATCAATATAAGTGATTATAGAAGTTTTGAACATTGATCCTCCAAATCTGAAAGGCATTTTAATACTATGTATCATCCAACAACCACTCAACCCCAAACAGAGCTACAATTTTAGGTCAAAACCCTATCAAATGGTTTAATAAGGTATAACAAAACACAAAATCCAACAGAACAATGAACAGCAGAACACAATCTCTTTAGCTATTAGTAAGCAGTACAATTCCTTTTGATTTTTCACATCTTCACCTTTTAAAATATCCTCATCCTTATGGCTTATTGGATTGCTCAATGCATCTCCGTGAATTTATGGTAGAATCCAATTACATGACAACAAACAATTTAACATTATAACTCCACAGTTCAAAAactaagaaacaaaaacaaaaggaacCAATTAACATAGCAATAGTACGTTTATAACTCTACAGTTCAAATATATGGGAGTGCTGGAGCTGCTGCTCTCCTCTATTGATGTTGGCCGTGAAGATGCGGTGGCGTGATAGCTGAAGGTGTGAAGTGGAGATGCGGAGTTGCCGTCTGATTTTTTGCAGAACGCGCAGAGGAGAATAGAGATCGGCGCTGGAGCATGAAGAGACCTGAAGGCTGAAGCTgcattcttcattttttttttttgtttcactAGAGAACGACGTCGTTCTTTAAactgaattgtatatatactcatactatttttataataaaaataaatcaatttcgaaattaaatttataagtggtaggggactgaCCAAacggtttgctccattcacatgggtggaGACCGAATCCCAACCTCATACTTAAAGGGACGATGTTGGGATTCGGTCtccacccatgtgaatggagcaaaccgtTTGGtcagtcccctaccacttatacttataaatttaatttcgaaattgatttatttttattataaaaatagtatgagtatatatacaattcagtTTAAAGAACGTCGTCGTTCTCTagtgaaacaaaaaaaaaaatgaagaatgcAGCTTCAGCCTTCAGGTCTCTTCATGCTCCAGCGCCGATCTCTATTCTCCTCTGCGCGTTCTGCAAAAAATCAGACGGCAACTCCGCATCTCCACTTCACACCTTCAGCTATCACGCCACTTCGCCACCGCATCTTCACGACCAACATCAACAGAGGAGAGCAGCAGCTCCAGCACTCCCATATATTTGAACTGTAGAGTTATAAACGTACTATTGCTATGTTAATTGgttccttttgtttttgtttcttagtTTTTGAACTGTGGAGTTATAATGTTAAATTGTTTGTTGTCATGTAATTGGATTCTACCATAAATTCACGGAGATGCATTGAACAATCCAATAAGCCATAAGGATGAGGATATTTTAAAAGGTGAAGATGTGAAAAATCAAAAGGAACTGTACTGCTTACTAATAGCTAAAGAGATTGTGTTCTGCTGTTCATTGTTCTGTTGGATTTTGTGTTCTGTTATACCTTATTAAACCATTTGATAGGGTTTTGACCTAAAATTGTAGCTCTGTTTGGGGTTGAGTGGTTGTTGGATGATACATAGTATTAAAATGCCTTTCANNNNNNNNNNNNNNNNNNNNNNNNNNNNNNNNNNNNNNNNNNNNNNNNNNNNNNNNNNNNNNNNNNNNNNNNNNNNNNNNNNNNNNNNNNNNNNNNNNNNNNNNNNNNNNNNNNNNNNNNNNNNNNNNNNNNNNNNNNNNNNNNNNNNNNNNNNNNNNNNNNNNNNNNNNNNNNNNNNNNNNNNNNNNNNNNNNNNNNNNNNNNNNNNNNNNNNNNNNNNNNNNNNNNNNNNNNNNNNNNNNNNNNNNNNNNNNNNNNNNNNNNNNNNNNNNNNNNNNNNNNNNNNNNNNNNNNNNNNNNNNNNNNNNNNNNNNNNNNNNNNNNNNNNNNNNNNNNNNNNNNNNNNNNNNNNNNNNNNNNNNNNNNNNNNNNNNNNNNNNNNNNNNNNNNNNNNNNNNNNNNNNNNNNNNNNNNNNNNNNNNNNNNNNNNNNNNNNNNNNNNNNNNNNNNNNNNNNNNNNNNNNNNNNNNNNNNNNNNNNNNNNNNNNNNNNNNNNNNNNNNNNNNNNNNNNNNNNNNNNNNNNNNNNNNNNNNNNNNNNNNNNNNNNNNNNNNNNNNNNNNNNNNNNNNNNNNNNNNNNNNNNNNNNNNNNNNNNNNNNNNNNNNNNNNNNNNNNNNNNNNNNNNNNNNNNNNNNNNNNNNNNNNNNNNN encodes:
- the LOC116027252 gene encoding tRNA(His) guanylyltransferase 1-like isoform X2; this encodes MANSKYEYVKSFEVEDEVMVPNIIVVRVDGRDFGRFSEAHEFDKPYDAKALHLMNACSTTILEEFPDIAFAYGFSDEFSFVFKKETKFYQRRASKIYSLIVSFFTSVFVTKWKDFFPQLELRIPPSFKSCVIRCASMEVLQAYLTWRQNECHIKNLYATCFWELVKCGKPEIEAKLILKGTQKQEKNELLFQQFGINYKKDVQEIFRQGSCALRKEIEDIVKYQEDGTPVRRRRKKVIIVHSENITARSFWNDQQSLSKDVGSFGECIENIKPEYIKSFQFESRLMPSTWIVIRIDGCHFHRFCDAHGFDKPNDVQALNLMNSCAVSVVEEFKDIVFAYGVSDEYSFVLKKDSLLYERHASEIVSAIVSLFSCIYMMKWKEFFPQKDLKYPPYFDGRSVCYPSSKILRDYLTWRQVDCHINNQYNTCFWMLVKSGKSKTESQNCLKEETKSDYSTEGAIEKCRKKVVVEHCNIIDTSFWKAHPTILEEDTHCVQALRTSTCS
- the LOC116027252 gene encoding tRNA(His) guanylyltransferase 1-like isoform X1 codes for the protein MANSKYEYVKSFEVEDEVMVPNIIVVRVDGRDFGRFSEAHEFDKPYDAKALHLMNACSTTILEEFPDIAFAYGFSDEFSFVFKKETKFYQRRASKIYSLIVSFFTSVFVTKWKDFFPQLELRIPPSFKSCVIRCASMEVLQAYLTWRQNECHIKNLYATCFWELVKCGKPEIEAKLILKGTQKQEKNELLFQQFGINYKKDVQEIFRQGSCALRKEIEDIVKYQEDGTPVRRRRKKVIIVHSENITARSFWNDQQSLSKDVGSFGECIENIKPEYIKSFQFESRLMPSTWIVIRIDGCHFHRFCDAHGFDKPNDVQALNLMNSCAVSVVEEFKDIVFAYGVSDEYSFVLKKDSLLYERHASEIVSAIVSLFSCIYMMKWKEFFPQKDLKYPPYFDGRSVCYPSSKILRDYLTWRQVDCHINNQYNTCFWMLVKSGKSKTESQNCLKGTQTREKNEMLSQFGIDYHNLPAIFRQGSSVFWDKEETKSDYSTEGAIEKCRKKVVVEHCNIIDTSFWKAHPTILEEDTHCVQALRTSTCS